One Streptomyces sp. SAI-135 DNA segment encodes these proteins:
- a CDS encoding GNAT family N-acetyltransferase codes for MTELDAVARPVDPIRTERLVLRESKAGDRAAFVELFSSPEVHTYLGGPQTREELERSVPETPGRRPGLFVIEREGAMIGTVEVRPHEGERRGRVRPDTGEAELSYLFLPGAWGHGYATEACTAALDWFAEARPGVPVVLYTQTANSRSMRLAATLGFTELERFVKWDAEQWMGVWIAAPQPVGQAGPSR; via the coding sequence ATGACTGAACTCGACGCCGTCGCCAGGCCAGTTGACCCGATCCGAACCGAGCGGCTCGTGCTGCGCGAGTCCAAGGCCGGGGACCGTGCGGCCTTCGTCGAGCTGTTCTCCTCACCTGAGGTGCACACCTACCTCGGCGGCCCGCAAACCCGCGAGGAGCTCGAGCGCTCGGTGCCCGAGACACCGGGACGGCGCCCCGGACTCTTCGTGATCGAGCGCGAGGGAGCGATGATCGGCACCGTCGAGGTCCGCCCGCACGAGGGCGAACGTCGCGGTCGGGTCCGGCCGGACACCGGGGAGGCCGAGCTCAGCTATCTGTTCCTGCCGGGGGCGTGGGGGCACGGGTACGCCACCGAGGCGTGTACGGCGGCACTCGACTGGTTCGCGGAAGCGCGTCCCGGAGTGCCCGTCGTGCTCTACACCCAGACCGCCAACAGCCGCTCGATGCGTCTCGCGGCCACCTTGGGGTTCACCGAGCTGGAACGGTTCGTGAAGTGGGACGCCGAACAGTGGATGGGCGTATGGATTGCGGCCCCGCAGCCCGTCGGGCAGGCCGGTCCGTCGCGGTAG
- a CDS encoding TetR/AcrR family transcriptional regulator encodes MAVSERGPRERMVFSAAQLIRRDGVAATGMREVAAHAGAPRGSLQHYFPGGKEQLVNEAVGWAGRYAGNRVARFLAALPEPTPSGLFAAMVRQWTDEYESAGFAGGCPVAAATVDWAESTESTRAAAAEAFATWTGPVARALSGMGVPEERSGSLATLMVSSLEGAILMARAEQDVRPLTTVARELGPLLDAAVRRDG; translated from the coding sequence ATGGCGGTGTCCGAGAGGGGCCCTCGGGAGCGGATGGTCTTCAGCGCGGCCCAGCTCATCCGACGTGACGGCGTCGCCGCGACCGGCATGCGCGAGGTCGCCGCCCACGCCGGTGCGCCGCGCGGTTCCCTTCAGCACTACTTCCCCGGCGGCAAGGAGCAACTGGTCAACGAGGCGGTGGGGTGGGCGGGCCGATACGCGGGCAACCGGGTGGCCCGTTTCCTCGCGGCCCTGCCCGAACCGACACCGAGCGGGCTGTTCGCGGCGATGGTGCGCCAGTGGACCGACGAGTACGAGAGCGCCGGCTTCGCCGGTGGCTGCCCCGTCGCCGCCGCCACGGTGGACTGGGCGGAGTCGACGGAGTCCACGCGGGCTGCCGCGGCTGAGGCGTTCGCGACCTGGACGGGCCCCGTGGCCAGGGCACTGTCCGGCATGGGCGTGCCCGAGGAGCGATCCGGCTCACTGGCGACGCTGATGGTGAGTTCCCTGGAAGGCGCGATTCTCATGGCCCGGGCGGAGCAGGACGTACGTCCCCTCACGACGGTGGCCCGCGAACTCGGCCCCCTCCTCGACGCGGCGGTGCGCCGGGACGGCTGA